One genomic segment of Candidatus Methylacidiphilales bacterium includes these proteins:
- a CDS encoding transketolase gives MPPSPNTSNLEQIAREIRGKLIEMSNRAETPHLASALSCVDILVAAYWNVLKIDAKTPQSESRDRFILSKGHAASALYAVLAKRGFFPESLLDTFAQEGSPLAEQPAPACAPGVELATGSLGHGLPVGIGMALAARIRKLDYRVFVTLSDGECNEGSVWEAALFAPAQKLNRLAILIDYNKWQATGRSNEVMALPSLAAKWSAFGWNTMEIDGHDLNALTDAMNRMGEGEKPLAIVANTVKGKGVSFMEDDNNWHYRVPNKEEVAAARRELGLS, from the coding sequence ATGCCACCCAGCCCCAACACTTCCAATCTTGAACAAATTGCGCGGGAAATCCGCGGCAAGCTGATTGAGATGTCGAACCGTGCGGAGACACCCCACCTGGCATCCGCACTGTCCTGCGTCGATATCCTCGTTGCCGCGTACTGGAACGTGCTTAAAATTGACGCCAAAACCCCACAGTCCGAATCCCGCGACCGCTTCATTTTAAGCAAGGGCCATGCCGCCAGCGCACTCTACGCCGTTCTGGCCAAACGCGGCTTTTTCCCGGAATCCCTGCTCGACACGTTTGCGCAGGAAGGCAGCCCGCTGGCGGAACAACCCGCCCCTGCCTGCGCGCCCGGCGTGGAGCTGGCAACTGGTTCTCTTGGTCACGGCCTTCCCGTTGGAATCGGGATGGCGCTGGCAGCCCGCATCCGCAAGCTGGACTATCGCGTGTTTGTGACGTTGAGCGATGGCGAATGCAATGAAGGTTCGGTCTGGGAGGCCGCGCTTTTCGCGCCCGCCCAAAAATTGAACCGGCTGGCGATCCTCATTGATTACAACAAATGGCAGGCCACGGGCCGCAGCAACGAAGTGATGGCTTTGCCGTCTCTTGCCGCCAAATGGTCCGCCTTCGGCTGGAACACAATGGAAATCGACGGCCATGATTTAAACGCGCTCACCGACGCAATGAATCGCATGGGCGAAGGAGAAAAGCCCCTCGCCATTGTCGCCAACACCGTGAAAGGCAAGGGCGTCTCATTCATGGAAGACGACAACAACTGGCATTATCGCGTTCCCAACAAGGAAGAAGTTGCCGCAGCGCGCCGGGAGCTCGGGCTGTCATGA
- a CDS encoding PfkB family carbohydrate kinase has protein sequence MPHEKIIPFDAAAAVFDKLRAKGKKIVQCHGTFDLLHPGHIYHLEEARELGDVLVVTVTGEKHVNKGPGRPFFNDPLRAKSLAALACVDYIVLVPHPAAVEAIDCVKPAIYCKGKEYENPENDVTGNIEDDVVAVKRHGGEVHYLGSVVFSSTKLINNHFDNLAAPVKTFCRELSKTCTPEQFRESVDSLSSLKVLLIGDIIFDRYSNVKMQGLTSKNRILSGRFLSEETQSGGALAVYRHLKQFCNHVKFISLAGTESWVDAALSQQVSPDENWILRDPAFTTIVKQRFVEPLTAGKELIKLFAVNYIDDVPPSSSIQKALKKRLLSDIADFDMVIVADFGHGLLQREHRILIQESARFLSLNCQTNSNNHGFNIISRQYERADAFSLDEQELLLSCARRPIEHLRELDALKKSFLAKYAWLTRGAVETIGLHEGEKTSFCLPLETNVIDAVGAGDAFFSIVSLAAVRGLPIGLTTFLGQLAGAQAVKIIGNQSPISKQTLLKSGMSMLSF, from the coding sequence ATGCCGCACGAAAAAATCATCCCCTTCGATGCCGCGGCCGCCGTCTTCGACAAACTCAGGGCAAAAGGAAAAAAAATCGTCCAATGCCACGGCACATTCGATCTGCTGCACCCGGGCCATATTTATCATCTCGAAGAAGCGCGGGAATTGGGCGACGTTCTTGTTGTAACAGTCACCGGGGAGAAACATGTCAACAAAGGCCCGGGTCGTCCGTTCTTTAACGACCCGCTTCGCGCCAAGAGCCTTGCCGCCCTTGCCTGCGTGGATTACATTGTCCTGGTTCCGCACCCTGCGGCGGTCGAAGCCATCGACTGCGTCAAGCCCGCGATTTACTGCAAGGGGAAGGAATATGAAAATCCGGAGAATGATGTCACCGGAAACATTGAGGATGACGTTGTCGCAGTGAAACGGCACGGAGGGGAAGTCCATTACCTGGGTTCCGTTGTTTTTAGCTCCACAAAATTAATCAACAACCACTTCGACAACCTGGCCGCGCCGGTCAAAACCTTCTGCCGGGAGCTCTCAAAAACCTGCACCCCGGAACAGTTTCGGGAGTCGGTCGACAGCCTCTCCAGTCTGAAGGTCCTCCTTATCGGCGATATTATTTTCGACCGTTATTCAAACGTCAAAATGCAAGGCCTCACTTCAAAAAACCGCATTCTTTCCGGACGTTTCTTGAGTGAGGAAACCCAGTCCGGCGGCGCGCTGGCCGTGTACCGCCATCTCAAGCAGTTTTGCAACCATGTCAAATTTATCAGTCTTGCCGGGACAGAATCCTGGGTGGATGCCGCGTTGAGCCAACAAGTCAGCCCGGATGAAAATTGGATTTTGCGCGATCCTGCTTTTACAACGATAGTAAAGCAGCGCTTCGTCGAGCCGTTGACGGCGGGCAAGGAATTGATCAAATTATTTGCTGTTAATTATATCGATGATGTTCCTCCCTCCTCTTCGATCCAAAAAGCCCTGAAAAAGCGGCTGCTAAGTGATATTGCGGATTTTGACATGGTCATTGTTGCCGACTTCGGCCACGGCCTTCTGCAGCGCGAGCACCGCATTCTCATTCAGGAGTCGGCGCGCTTCCTGAGCCTTAATTGCCAGACCAACAGCAACAATCACGGGTTTAACATCATCTCCAGACAATACGAACGCGCCGACGCCTTTTCCCTCGACGAACAGGAACTGCTGTTATCCTGCGCGCGCCGCCCCATCGAACATTTGCGCGAATTGGATGCCTTGAAAAAATCATTTTTGGCAAAGTACGCATGGCTGACACGCGGCGCCGTTGAAACCATCGGCCTGCATGAGGGCGAAAAGACCAGCTTTTGCCTGCCGTTGGAAACCAATGTGATTGATGCCGTCGGGGCGGGCGACGCCTTTTTTTCCATCGTTTCACTCGCCGCGGTCAGGGGGCTTCCGATTGGATTGACAACCTTTCTGGGCCAACTGGCCGGGGCCCAAGCCGTCAAAATCATCGGCAACCAATCCCCCATTTCCAAACAAACCCTGCTCAAAAGCGGCATGAGCATGCTTTCTTTTTAA
- a CDS encoding NAD-dependent epimerase/dehydratase, translating to MPDKHILITGGFGYVGSRLTPHLLELGHRVRVIDRLLYSDAGVRALHKYPSWPKWSGRFSFSEADIRDPQAVQAALKGVDTVIHLAAISNDPTGDIDEVLTRQVNFDAIGMLVALARKAGVQRFINASSSSVFGARDESEIDELLEPAPLTFYSKYKMLSEWLLTAAASPDFCTVNIRPATICGTSPRQRFDLTVNKLTADAITKRLITVHGGEQRRPNVGMSDIIHLYAQLVETDPALINGQTFNFGFENLKVIEIAKLIQTELSDMSVEIKITDTQDHRDYHISSNKILKTLGYKPVSSIRNEVKLLRAAIEAGQFPDVDAPEHYNMKFMKLGRDARCYDFLKK from the coding sequence CACCCCATCTCCTCGAACTCGGCCACCGGGTGCGCGTCATCGACCGGTTGTTGTACTCTGATGCCGGCGTCCGTGCACTCCACAAATACCCTTCCTGGCCCAAATGGTCCGGGCGTTTTTCCTTTTCCGAAGCCGACATCCGGGACCCGCAAGCGGTACAAGCCGCCCTGAAGGGCGTGGATACCGTGATTCACCTGGCTGCGATTTCAAATGACCCTACCGGCGATATCGACGAGGTGCTGACACGGCAGGTCAATTTTGACGCCATTGGCATGCTGGTTGCGCTGGCGCGCAAAGCCGGTGTTCAACGTTTCATCAACGCCTCTTCCAGCAGCGTCTTTGGCGCCCGGGATGAATCGGAAATCGACGAACTTCTGGAACCCGCCCCGCTGACCTTCTATTCAAAATACAAAATGCTTTCCGAATGGCTGTTGACCGCCGCAGCTTCGCCGGATTTTTGTACGGTCAACATTCGTCCCGCCACCATTTGCGGCACTTCTCCCCGCCAGCGCTTTGACCTGACCGTGAACAAACTTACAGCCGACGCCATCACCAAGCGTCTCATCACCGTGCATGGAGGGGAACAACGGCGTCCCAATGTCGGCATGTCCGACATCATCCATCTCTATGCGCAGTTGGTCGAAACCGATCCGGCGCTCATCAACGGGCAAACCTTCAATTTTGGTTTTGAAAATCTCAAAGTCATCGAAATCGCAAAACTCATCCAGACCGAGCTTTCGGACATGTCCGTTGAAATCAAAATCACGGACACCCAGGATCATCGCGATTACCATATTTCCTCAAACAAAATCCTCAAGACGCTGGGGTATAAGCCCGTCAGTTCCATCCGCAACGAGGTGAAGCTGCTCCGGGCCGCCATTGAGGCCGGACAGTTCCCGGATGTGGACGCGCCCGAACATTACAACATGAAATTCATGAAGCTGGGCCGCGACGCCCGCTGTTATGATTTTCTCAAAAAATAA